A genomic stretch from Setaria italica strain Yugu1 chromosome VII, Setaria_italica_v2.0, whole genome shotgun sequence includes:
- the LOC101753451 gene encoding putative UPF0481 protein At3g02645 encodes MAQAAAAANGDVLSEEEMRWLRRVRDTLEERSAEELGAAAKVFDVPRALRDTKPEAYAPQHFALGPYHHQRRPELRDMERYKLAAAKRAERHFAGGRTIEHLVERLRDLQDEMQAPYHRILELNRETLAWMMAIDTCFLLDFLEGYHRDETTDMVSSAANWINATVRDAMMIENQLPLCLFTEALELRRHAAEQHVTTARAMMCTVLDRFIKHVSPIKMRADVTIAEEVHLLELLYHFLVPPGAVFDENTGGGGGKNPTAHQDDQAQDRSLYDVEEQLLDAAPELAGVQPPQGDENTVKKACSQVSSHLNMGSLLVSWPMRSVSKLYGKMTRRLPALPGVVSVVRKLVASVDVEGILSGMNTEGVAGSAPLAKEIKIPSVEQLAKCGVRFLPTTEGIHGIAFNAAAATLWLPVITLDATTEVVLRNLVAYEAVAVRGPLVLARYTEMMNGIIDTTRDVKILRRSGVLVNRMKSNREVADMWNGMCRAARVSKVSRLDGVIRAVNAHRDRTPAVRVQKMLKRYVFGSWKILTLLASVVLLVMTGLEAFCSAYPCHNSWFGNVLQLDSPAP; translated from the coding sequence ATGgcgcaggcggcagcggcggcgaacGGCGATGTGCTGTCGGAGGAGGAGATGCGGTGGCTGCGCCGGGTGCGGGACACCCTGGAGGAGCGGTCGGCTGAGGagctcggcgcggcggccaaGGTGTTCGACGTCCCGCGCGCCCTGCGCGACACCAAGCCCGAGGCCTACGCGCCGCAGCACTTCGCCCTCGGCCCCTaccaccaccagcgccgccccGAGCTCAGGGACATGGAACGCTacaagctcgccgccgccaagcgCGCGGAGCGGCACTTCGCCGGCGGCCGCACGATCGAGCACCTCGTGGAGCGCCTACGTGATCTCCAGGACGAGATGCAGGCGCCGTACCACCGGATACTGGAGCTCAACCGTGAGACGCTGGCTTGGATGATGGCCATCGACACGTGCTTCCTGCTCGACTTCCTCGAGGGCTACCACCGCGACGAGACCACGGACATGGTGTCCTCGGCGGCCAACTGGATCAACGCCACGGTGCGCGACGCCATGATGATCGAGAACCAGCTCCCGCTCTGCCTCTTCACCGAGGCACTCGAGCTCCGGCGCCATGCCGCCGAGCAGCATGTCACCACCGCCCGTGCCATGATGTGCACCGTCCTCGACCGGTTTATCAAGCACGTGTCACCCATCAAGATGCGTGCAGACGTCACCATCGCTGAGGAAGTCCACCTGCTGGAGCTCCTCTACCACTTCCTCGTCCCGCCCGGCGCCGTCTTCGACGAgaacaccggcggcggcggcggcaagaatcCGACGGCCCATCAGGACGACCAGGCCCAGGACCGCTCCCTCTACGATGTAGAGGAGCAGCTGCTCGACGCGGCGCCAGAGCTTGCAGGTGTCCAGCCGCCTCAAGGTGACGAGAACACGGTGAAGAAAGCCTGCTCGCAGGTGTCGTCTCACCTCAACATGGGGAGCCTGCTTGTCTCCTGGCCGATGAGGTCCGTGTCGAAGCTCTACGGGAAGATGACGCGCCGGCTGCCGGCGCTCCCGGGGGTGGTGTCGGTGGTGAGGAAGCTGGTGGCGTCCGTGGACGTGGAGGGAATTCTCAGCGGCATGAACACGGAGGGCGTCGCCGGCAGCGCGCCGCTGGCGAAGGAGATCAAGATCCCGTCGGTGGAGCAGCTGGCCAAGTGCGGCGTCCGGTTCCTGCCGACGACAGAGGGCATCCACGGCATCGCCTTcaatgcggcggcggccacgctgTGGCTCCCCGTGATCACGCTGGACGCCACCACTGAGGTGGTCCTGCGCAACCTCGTGGCGTACGAGGCCGTCGCCGTGCGCGGGCCGCTGGTGCTCGCGCGCTACACGGAGATGATGAACGGCATCATCGACACCACCAGGGACGTCAAGATCCTCCGCCGGAGCGGCGTGCTGGTGAACCGCATGAAGAGCAACCGCGAGGTGGCGGACATGTGGAACGGGATGTGCCGCGCGGCGCGGGTGAGCAAGGTGTCGCGGCTCGACGGCGTCATACGGGCAGTGAACGCGCACCGGGACCGGACGCCGGCGGTGCGAGTGCAGAAGATGCTCAAGAGGTACGTGTTCGGGTCGTGGAAGATCCTGACGCTGCTCGCCTCCGTCGTGCTGCTCGTCATGACGGGGCTCGAGGCCTTCTGCTCCGCCTACCCCTGCCATAACTCCTGGTTTGGCAACGTGCTGCAGCTCGACAGCCCTGCGCCCTGA